GGCGCATGTTGCGGCGCATGGTGCGCCCGGAGTCGATTCGGCCACGGGTGTCTCGCTTGCGGCGTTGGGTCAAGGCCCCGTGCAACGATCTCGCCAGGCGGCGCAACGAGGTTTCCAGGTCGGCGCGATCTTGCTCGCCAACCACATCGACCGCGCCGAGTCGGCGTTCGCCGGACTCGATCACCCGCTGCTCGAGGGCCAACAACGCCTCCAGGTGACGCTTGAGGGCGGCGGGCAGATCAGCTAGAACTCCGGCCAGCCCTGCCGCGAAAGCTTTCGGATCGTCGTCGCCGGCGTCGGCCGCCTGGTCTTCCGCCGCGTTAAGCCATGCCAGCAGCGCCTCCTCCTCCGCCACGCTGAGGTCGGCGTCGACGCGGGTTCCGGTGCTGCGTGAGAGCCGGCCGGGGGCACCCGCACCGTGTAGGCGGTTGGCTTCAAGCTGTACGCGCCGGGCGTCACCGATCAACCCCTGGTTGTCCTTGGAGAACGCGATCTCGTCGGTCATCGCGGCGAGGTCGATCTTGTTGGCCTCCTGGTGCAGGTTGTACTGCTGCGCCAGGTCGTCCGGGTCGAAGAAGTCCCGGATGTCGTCGGGCGCGCCGTGCTCGTGCCCCTGCTGCGGAATGGGGCTCGGATTCTCCGAAACGGTGAACGACTCCAGTGTGCCGGTGTCGCTCAGGTCGTCGTGGGTGTGGCCGTGCGAGTCGTCATCGCCGAAGCCGACGCGAACCAGGGAGAAGAACGCGTCGAATACTTCGTCGAATACGGCTTGGTCACGTCGATCCTTGAGCAGCGCCACCGACAGGGCGCAGCGCAGGGTTTCCCTGTCTGCCAGCACTCCGGGCTGACTTGCCGCGCGTAACGCGTCCAACGCCTCCGACACCGAGATGCGCACGCCTGCCAGACGAAGCAGTCGCACGAACCGGTGGATCGCATTCTCCACGCAACATCCTCACAGGGCGCGGCGTCGGGCGAAGGAGCGGCTGCCCTGCTCCCCGCTGATCTGCGCCCGGGACCGAGACGGGATTTTATCCGCCTTCGGGGTTCCGTAATAGCCTTCGTCGAAGCGGCCCGGCGTGTCTTTTGCGGCTCGCACCGCGGCGCCGTCGACATCGCCTCCGAGAAGTTGGTGGTCATGGTCTTCGTGGCGATGGTGGTTGTGCTGATGTGAATGATCGTGGTGGTGTCCGGGCGAGTCCGGAACGGCGGCATTCGGGTCCACCAGCCGCGGGATGACCTCGAGCGCCTTGCGCACATCCTTGTCGTATTTGACCACGACTGACACGGTCTCGGCGAGAACGGGTGCGGTCAGTTCGTCCACAC
The Mycobacterium dioxanotrophicus DNA segment above includes these coding regions:
- a CDS encoding VWA domain-containing protein, with the translated sequence MENAIHRFVRLLRLAGVRISVSEALDALRAASQPGVLADRETLRCALSVALLKDRRDQAVFDEVFDAFFSLVRVGFGDDDSHGHTHDDLSDTGTLESFTVSENPSPIPQQGHEHGAPDDIRDFFDPDDLAQQYNLHQEANKIDLAAMTDEIAFSKDNQGLIGDARRVQLEANRLHGAGAPGRLSRSTGTRVDADLSVAEEEALLAWLNAAEDQAADAGDDDPKAFAAGLAGVLADLPAALKRHLEALLALEQRVIESGERRLGAVDVVGEQDRADLETSLRRLARSLHGALTQRRKRDTRGRIDSGRTMRRNMRHDSVPFNPITMRRVEDKPRLLVLADVSLSVRSTARFTLHLVHGLQDLFAQVRSFVFVAEIAEITELFAEHPTERALGLIFGGDVLDVDANSDYGAAFAGLLAEHAAAITRRTTVLILGDGRGNGNDPNVPAFEEIARRAREVIWLTPEPRYSWALGRCDLPLYAPSCDRVEIVRDLSGLERATNKMTDELVGR